From Acidobacteriota bacterium, the proteins below share one genomic window:
- a CDS encoding SDR family oxidoreductase gives MAVYVITGVAGFIGSALARAVLAQGDQVRGVDNLSTGQRENVAEVLEQIDFREIDINDAAKMSAACRGADYVLHQAAIASVPRSVLDPETSNRANVDGTLAVLMAARGSGVKRLVYAASSSAYGDTPTLPKREDMMPRPLSPYAVAKLAGEQYVSVFSHCYGFETVSLRYFNIFGPRQDPASQYSAVLAKFISQMLRGEQPTIFGDGEQSRDFTYIDNCVAANLLACSAPAAKVSGGVFNVACGERVTVNDVFRALKPLTGYSGEAAYAAERAGDVKHSLADISAAREALGYEPKVSFAEGLKRTVDWYRQQSS, from the coding sequence ATGGCTGTGTATGTGATCACCGGGGTCGCTGGATTCATCGGCTCAGCGCTGGCCCGCGCGGTGCTGGCGCAGGGCGACCAGGTGCGCGGCGTGGACAACCTCTCGACCGGCCAGCGGGAGAACGTCGCCGAAGTCCTGGAGCAGATCGATTTCCGCGAGATCGATATCAATGACGCGGCCAAGATGTCGGCCGCATGCCGCGGCGCCGATTACGTATTGCACCAGGCGGCGATCGCAAGCGTGCCACGCTCGGTACTCGATCCCGAAACCTCGAACCGCGCGAACGTCGACGGCACCCTGGCCGTGCTCATGGCGGCGCGCGGCAGCGGGGTGAAGCGCCTGGTCTATGCGGCGTCTTCGTCGGCTTATGGGGACACGCCCACACTGCCCAAGCGCGAAGACATGATGCCGCGTCCGCTCTCGCCCTATGCTGTGGCCAAGCTGGCGGGGGAACAATATGTGTCCGTGTTCAGCCACTGCTACGGCTTCGAGACGGTTTCGCTGCGCTACTTCAATATTTTCGGGCCGCGGCAGGATCCGGCTTCGCAGTACTCCGCCGTGCTGGCAAAGTTCATCAGCCAGATGCTGCGCGGCGAGCAGCCTACGATCTTCGGTGACGGCGAGCAGTCACGCGATTTCACCTACATCGACAATTGCGTAGCCGCCAACCTGCTGGCGTGCAGCGCTCCGGCAGCGAAGGTGAGCGGCGGCGTGTTCAACGTTGCTTGCGGCGAGCGGGTGACGGTGAACGACGTGTTCCGCGCGCTCAAGCCGCTGACCGGATACTCCGGCGAAGCGGCGTACGCGGCGGAGCGCGCCGGCGACGTGAAGCACTCGCTGGCTGACATCTCCGCCGCGCGCGAAGCGCTGGGGTACGAGCCGAAGGTGAGTTTTGCGGAAGGCTTGAAGCGGACCGTGGATTGGTATCGGCAGCAGAGTAGCTAG
- a CDS encoding glycosyltransferase family 2 protein, producing MSLKYSIVVPFHNEEESVTELYDRLKAVMETAGEPFEFVFVDDGSRDHTFRLLQDIAAVDSRVVVVKLRRNFGQTSALAAGFDHAQGEFVIAMDGDLQHDPADIPAFLEKLEEGYDIVSGWRKDRVDNYVMRRFPSRIANWLMAKLSGVDIHDFGTTFKAYRRELLQEVPLYGEMHRFIPALASWHGATICEIPIKNIVATRKSHYGISRTFRVLFDLMTIRFLLRYLTRPLHFFGRWGVLSGLGGCGIALWLGFEKFARGVPLMDHHGPLMIFAAVLILAGVQLLALGLLGEMQVRHYFTAFEATPYSVARVIRTKQEANA from the coding sequence ATGTCGCTCAAATATTCCATCGTCGTCCCGTTCCACAACGAGGAAGAGTCCGTCACCGAGCTCTACGACCGCCTCAAAGCTGTCATGGAAACCGCCGGCGAACCCTTCGAGTTCGTCTTTGTCGACGATGGCTCGCGCGACCACACCTTCCGCCTCTTGCAGGACATCGCCGCGGTCGATAGCCGCGTCGTCGTCGTCAAACTGCGCCGCAATTTCGGCCAGACCTCCGCCCTCGCTGCCGGCTTCGATCACGCGCAGGGTGAGTTCGTCATCGCCATGGACGGCGATCTGCAGCACGACCCTGCAGACATCCCCGCCTTCCTCGAAAAACTCGAAGAGGGATACGACATCGTCAGCGGATGGCGCAAGGACCGCGTCGACAACTACGTCATGCGCCGCTTCCCCTCGCGCATCGCCAACTGGCTCATGGCCAAGCTGAGCGGCGTGGACATCCACGATTTTGGCACCACTTTCAAAGCCTATCGCCGCGAGCTGCTGCAAGAAGTCCCACTCTACGGCGAGATGCACCGCTTCATCCCCGCGCTCGCTTCGTGGCACGGCGCGACCATCTGCGAGATCCCCATCAAGAACATCGTGGCCACGCGCAAGTCGCACTACGGCATCTCGCGCACCTTCCGCGTGCTCTTCGACCTGATGACCATCCGCTTCCTGCTGCGCTATCTCACCCGTCCGCTGCACTTCTTCGGACGCTGGGGCGTGCTCAGCGGGCTGGGCGGCTGCGGGATCGCGCTTTGGCTCGGATTCGAGAAGTTCGCGCGCGGCGTGCCCCTCATGGACCACCACGGCCCGCTGATGATCTTCGCCGCCGTCTTGATCCTTGCCGGCGTGCAGCTACTCGCTCTCGGACTGCTCGGCGAGATGCAGGTGCGGCACTACTTCACCGCCTTCGAAGCCACGCCGTATTCCGTGGCCCGCGTCATCCGCACCAAACAAGAAGCCAACGCTTAA
- a CDS encoding CsbD family protein, which produces MKPSTKDEIKGAFHEVKGTVKEKAGQVTNSPDLEAEGKAEHIAGKVEKKVGQIEKVFGK; this is translated from the coding sequence ATGAAGCCGAGTACGAAGGATGAGATTAAAGGCGCCTTCCATGAAGTGAAAGGCACAGTGAAAGAGAAGGCGGGCCAAGTCACCAACAGCCCTGACTTAGAGGCTGAAGGCAAAGCCGAACACATCGCCGGCAAAGTTGAAAAGAAGGTCGGGCAGATCGAAAAGGTGTTCGGGAAGTGA
- a CDS encoding DUF3309 domain-containing protein encodes MLLIVIIILVLLLGGGGGYYGHSRWGYGGGAGIGLGTILVILLIAYLLGAFR; translated from the coding sequence ATGTTGTTGATCGTGATTATCATTTTGGTGTTGCTTCTAGGTGGCGGTGGCGGGTACTACGGCCATAGCCGCTGGGGTTACGGTGGGGGTGCGGGCATAGGACTAGGCACCATATTAGTGATTCTCCTCATTGCCTACCTGTTGGGGGCTTTCCGCTAA
- a CDS encoding zinc-binding dehydrogenase, with protein sequence MAEVAAATTSPAKTMRAVQITAYDGKPESLRVVDLPLPRPGPGEVLVKVATSPINPSDLMFIRGLYGLKKPLPATPGFEGSGTVVESGGGFLPRLLQGKRVACHAADPKTTGGMWAEYLATPASACVPLKGSIALEPAAMMLVNPFTAWALVGEAQRGGHRAIVQTAAASALGRMVVRLAKSRGIPVINVVRRPEQVGLLRSLGAQHVLDSNSSGFDEILRNHCRELGATISFDAVAGEMSGRVLRAQPKGSRMVIYGALSLAAVQVEPGSLVFEEKSVEGFWLSAWLKKRNIITRARIAGQVQKLLASELKSEVRARHPLDQAQRALQEYAADMTSGKVLLVP encoded by the coding sequence ATGGCAGAGGTGGCCGCAGCGACGACGTCCCCGGCGAAGACCATGCGCGCCGTCCAGATCACCGCTTACGATGGCAAGCCGGAAAGCCTTCGCGTGGTCGACCTGCCACTCCCGCGACCCGGCCCCGGCGAGGTGCTGGTCAAGGTAGCGACCTCGCCCATCAACCCTTCCGACCTTATGTTTATCCGCGGCCTCTACGGCCTCAAGAAGCCACTCCCCGCCACCCCTGGTTTCGAAGGCAGTGGCACGGTGGTCGAATCCGGCGGCGGATTCCTGCCCCGCCTGTTGCAAGGGAAGCGCGTCGCCTGCCACGCCGCCGATCCGAAAACCACGGGCGGGATGTGGGCGGAGTATCTGGCCACGCCGGCGAGCGCGTGCGTCCCATTGAAGGGAAGCATCGCCCTCGAACCAGCGGCCATGATGCTGGTGAACCCGTTCACCGCCTGGGCGCTGGTCGGTGAAGCGCAGCGCGGCGGACATCGCGCCATCGTGCAGACGGCGGCAGCGAGCGCCTTGGGCCGGATGGTCGTCCGCCTGGCGAAGAGCCGTGGTATCCCCGTGATTAACGTCGTGCGCCGCCCGGAGCAGGTCGGGTTGCTGCGCAGCCTGGGCGCGCAGCACGTGCTCGATAGCAACAGCTCGGGCTTCGACGAGATATTGCGCAACCACTGCCGCGAGCTCGGAGCCACCATCAGCTTCGACGCCGTTGCCGGAGAGATGTCCGGACGCGTGCTGCGCGCGCAGCCAAAGGGCTCGCGCATGGTCATCTATGGCGCGCTCTCGCTCGCCGCCGTCCAGGTCGAACCGGGCTCGCTCGTCTTCGAAGAAAAGTCGGTCGAGGGTTTCTGGCTTAGTGCATGGCTGAAGAAGCGCAACATCATCACGCGTGCCCGCATCGCCGGGCAGGTGCAGAAGCTGCTGGCGAGCGAGTTGAAGAGCGAGGTCCGCGCCCGCCATCCGCTCGATCAGGCGCAACGTGCCTTGCAGGAGTACGCCGCCGATATGACCAGCGGAAAGGTCCTGCTTGTGCCTTAG
- a CDS encoding DEAD/DEAH box helicase, which produces MKQFSELPVSAYLQDRLAAADFVTPTAVQAITIPPALEGRDILATAQTGTGKTLAFLLPIMEQMLHQKPNGVYALVLVPTRELAMQIVGQYDLLRGKKFPPAAQIVGGLSEKDQIKTMRAGAEVVIATPGRLEDLVDRRLIDLSKLKVLVLDEADRMLDMGFIPAIKRIVAGLPKKRQTMCFSATLEASVRHLVGDYLKNPVRVEVGSTLKPHENVTLRAYEVSNDRKMALLEKLLQDEPGRYLVFARTKRGCERLAKRLTRDGFKAGMIHGDRSQPQRNAALADFQRGRSQLLIATDVASRGIHVDDIAHVVNYDFPTLAEDFVHRVGRTARAGARGIATTFVNWTERTDLIKLERTLGVKIERMTVEGDLAAEERVGPVDTSNYVPTPVGKDSRMVRLPGEVLQRYV; this is translated from the coding sequence ATGAAACAGTTCTCAGAACTGCCGGTATCGGCCTATCTACAGGACCGTCTGGCGGCAGCCGATTTTGTTACCCCAACTGCGGTCCAGGCCATCACCATCCCGCCCGCCCTCGAAGGTCGCGACATCCTTGCCACCGCCCAGACGGGCACGGGCAAGACCCTCGCCTTCCTGCTTCCCATCATGGAGCAGATGCTCCACCAGAAGCCGAATGGCGTCTACGCGTTGGTGCTCGTCCCCACGCGCGAGCTGGCGATGCAGATCGTCGGACAATACGACCTGCTGCGCGGCAAGAAGTTTCCTCCCGCGGCGCAGATCGTGGGCGGCCTCTCCGAAAAAGACCAGATCAAGACGATGCGCGCAGGCGCGGAGGTCGTGATCGCCACCCCCGGACGCCTCGAAGACCTGGTCGACCGCCGGCTCATCGACTTGAGCAAGCTCAAAGTGCTGGTGCTCGACGAAGCTGACCGCATGCTCGACATGGGATTCATCCCAGCGATCAAGCGCATCGTGGCCGGGCTGCCGAAGAAGCGCCAGACGATGTGCTTCTCGGCGACGCTCGAAGCGAGCGTGCGGCACCTGGTGGGCGATTACCTCAAGAACCCGGTCCGGGTCGAGGTGGGCTCCACGCTCAAACCGCACGAGAATGTGACACTGCGGGCTTACGAGGTCTCGAACGACAGGAAGATGGCGCTGCTCGAGAAGCTATTGCAAGACGAGCCGGGCCGCTACCTGGTATTCGCGCGCACCAAGCGCGGATGCGAGCGGCTGGCCAAGCGCCTGACCCGCGACGGATTCAAGGCGGGGATGATCCACGGCGATCGTTCCCAACCGCAGCGCAACGCGGCGCTGGCCGACTTCCAGCGCGGGCGCTCGCAATTGCTGATCGCGACGGATGTGGCCTCGCGCGGCATCCACGTGGACGATATCGCGCACGTCGTGAACTACGACTTCCCCACTTTGGCGGAAGACTTCGTGCATCGCGTGGGCCGCACCGCCCGCGCGGGCGCGCGTGGCATCGCCACCACCTTCGTGAACTGGACGGAGCGCACCGACTTGATCAAGCTCGAGCGCACGCTGGGCGTGAAGATCGAACGCATGACGGTCGAGGGTGACCTGGCAGCGGAAGAGCGAGTGGGTCCGGTGGACACATCGAACTACGTGCCTACGCCGGTGGGCAAGGATTCGCGCATGGTGCGCTTACCAGGAGAAGTGCTGCAGCGCTACGTGTAA
- a CDS encoding RNA-binding protein codes for MQVAALWRKHVKIYVGNLPFDATEDEVRQMFEPHGATTSVSMVNDNMTGRFRGFGFVEMSDADAAKAIAALNGKDLRGRALTVNESRPKTGGGGGRGGDRGGRGGGGGGRGGYGGGGGGGGRDRW; via the coding sequence ATGCAGGTAGCAGCTTTGTGGAGGAAACACGTGAAGATCTACGTTGGGAATCTGCCTTTTGACGCAACCGAAGACGAAGTGCGCCAGATGTTCGAGCCGCATGGCGCTACCACCTCAGTCAGCATGGTGAACGACAACATGACCGGCAGGTTCCGCGGTTTTGGTTTCGTCGAGATGAGCGATGCGGACGCCGCCAAGGCGATCGCTGCGCTCAACGGTAAGGACCTGCGCGGACGCGCCCTCACCGTGAACGAGTCCCGCCCCAAGACCGGCGGCGGCGGCGGACGCGGCGGTGATCGCGGCGGACGTGGCGGCGGTGGTGGTGGCCGTGGCGGCTACGGCGGCGGTGGTGGTGGCGGTGGTCGCGACCGCTGGTAA
- a CDS encoding phosphoesterase produces MQVKVFYHDKCFDGAASAGLFSRFYRERVREDVEFLFHGLVHRAGALFNEAEFTGDENAIVDFKYSSSPRITWWFDHHQSAFLTPDDASHYERQQSNKKFFDPDYKSCSKFIADVAQQRFGFEPAPVAQLIEWADIIDGAQFKDASIAVEMKEPAMRLAMIIESTPDPTFTPRLIPVMVTRSLAETLQEPFVAELLPPLLERHKKSIEIMRQRTECKHGTVFFDVTDQELEGYNKFIPYYLHPECVYSVGLSKSSFRTKVSVGSNPWARTENMVNLAHICERYGGGGHARVGAISFEPGQTERARQAAKEIVDELRASATSTPKK; encoded by the coding sequence GTGCAGGTAAAAGTCTTCTACCACGACAAGTGTTTCGATGGCGCCGCGTCGGCGGGCCTGTTCTCCCGCTTCTATCGCGAGCGCGTCCGCGAGGACGTTGAGTTCCTCTTCCACGGTCTGGTGCATCGCGCCGGCGCGCTCTTCAACGAGGCCGAGTTCACCGGCGACGAGAATGCCATCGTCGACTTCAAGTACTCTAGCTCCCCCCGCATCACCTGGTGGTTCGACCACCACCAGAGCGCCTTCCTCACCCCGGACGACGCCTCGCACTACGAGCGCCAACAGAGCAATAAGAAGTTCTTCGACCCGGACTACAAGTCCTGTAGCAAGTTCATTGCAGACGTTGCGCAGCAGCGCTTCGGCTTCGAACCCGCTCCCGTGGCCCAGCTCATCGAGTGGGCCGACATCATCGACGGCGCCCAGTTCAAGGACGCCAGCATCGCCGTCGAGATGAAGGAACCGGCCATGCGACTGGCCATGATCATCGAGTCCACCCCGGACCCCACCTTCACCCCGCGGCTCATCCCCGTGATGGTCACCCGGTCGCTTGCCGAAACCTTGCAGGAGCCCTTCGTCGCCGAGCTCTTGCCGCCGCTGCTCGAGCGCCACAAGAAGTCCATCGAGATCATGCGCCAGCGCACCGAATGTAAGCACGGCACCGTCTTCTTCGACGTCACCGATCAGGAGCTCGAGGGCTACAACAAATTCATCCCCTACTATCTCCACCCGGAATGCGTCTACAGTGTGGGGTTGAGCAAGAGCTCTTTCCGGACTAAGGTCTCGGTCGGGTCGAACCCGTGGGCGCGCACCGAGAACATGGTGAACCTGGCGCACATCTGCGAGCGCTACGGCGGTGGGGGACACGCCCGCGTGGGTGCCATCTCGTTCGAGCCCGGCCAGACTGAGCGTGCGCGGCAGGCGGCAAAAGAGATCGTGGACGAGCTGCGCGCCAGCGCCACGTCCACCCCGAAAAAGTGA
- a CDS encoding transcriptional repressor, with the protein MLQKRIDDQASISREQVREAQELFYKHLKKVGLKHTDQRDTILRTFLETRDHLSTDELHRLVKKKDAKIGFTTVYRTLKLLADCGLASEVAFHDGVARFEHQYNRRSHHHMVCTECGGSVEFFSPEVGKLEQEIGRKHHYFTTRHTFQIYGVCEECRKKQTRRLV; encoded by the coding sequence ATGCTGCAAAAACGGATCGACGACCAGGCTTCCATCTCGCGCGAACAGGTGCGCGAGGCGCAGGAGCTCTTCTATAAGCACCTGAAAAAGGTCGGCCTGAAGCACACCGACCAGCGCGACACCATCCTGCGCACCTTCCTCGAGACCCGCGACCACCTCTCCACCGACGAGCTCCACCGCCTGGTCAAAAAGAAAGACGCCAAGATCGGCTTTACCACCGTCTACCGCACGCTCAAGCTCCTCGCCGATTGCGGTCTCGCCAGCGAGGTCGCTTTCCACGATGGCGTCGCCCGCTTTGAGCATCAGTACAACCGCCGCAGCCACCATCACATGGTGTGCACCGAATGTGGCGGCTCGGTCGAATTCTTCTCCCCTGAGGTCGGTAAGCTGGAACAGGAGATCGGCCGCAAGCACCACTACTTCACCACCCGGCACACTTTCCAGATCTATGGCGTCTGCGAGGAGTGCCGCAAGAAGCAGACCCGCCGGCTGGTCTAA
- a CDS encoding penicillin acylase family protein → MATPTLAPVRPRVRRIIVRTAVALLLVVTLALAGLAAWFYATARRALPQVEGSIRLRGLSAPVTVTRDHQGVPHILAATPDDLFFAQGFVTAQDRLWQMDVSRRFAGGELSEIFGADFFGSDMLKVDRAQRTLMLRPVAQRAFAALPARERSHLEAYARGVNALIEQQRARRQFPIEFRLLRYQPRDWTAEDCMVVVLNMVESLNHGYYADDLAREKVATKVPPELLKDLYPTTSWRDHPPTAKSKRISPDEPPMNEDEQPTDDDSAVTRLRRWRELLPLASVAMASDAVGDEEKPVPGSNNWVVSGAHTVSRKPLLSNDMHLEHHIPNIWYEAHLELTQPSEGKQLNAAGVTVPGFPYIIAGHNRRIAWGYTNLGPDVEDVYVEEFNGAGEYKTPQGWQKPEHRREVIKVKDAPDVALDVVVTRHGPVITGIVPEETRKIALRWNIYDEKLAPSSIYWDLNTATDWTEFRAAWSRHVAPSLNVVYGDVDGHIGYQATGAIPIRNGWEGNLPVAGADGAHEWAGYIPFNELPQVFDPENGMLATANARITPDGYKYMAGNQWFPPYRQERIYRMLGSGRKFGPNDMLALEMDVYSDFDRFTAERMVYAIDHARNPSESARRAADILRTWDGRVTADSAAPVLTSVTRRYLWQLLLERYLGGPDSEAAASTRPRRVMSGVYKEYSWGMQSVALEGLLLRQPQRWLPKGVASWDELLAAAVERAVTDKDAPRDLGQWTWGRFLPLSLQHPLFGGVPVLNHWSGPGTVPQPGNAYTVKAAGRGFGASQRFTIDLGDLDGSISNIVTGQSGQIFSPYYMDQWKAWSEGGSFPLPFSHDAVRQAAAHTLRLEPAN, encoded by the coding sequence ATGGCTACCCCGACGCTCGCTCCCGTCCGCCCACGCGTCCGCCGCATCATCGTGCGCACCGCCGTTGCCTTGTTGCTGGTGGTGACGCTCGCGCTTGCCGGCCTGGCCGCGTGGTTCTACGCGACGGCGCGCAGGGCGCTTCCGCAGGTCGAAGGGAGCATCCGCCTGCGCGGCCTGAGCGCGCCGGTCACGGTGACGCGCGACCACCAGGGTGTACCGCACATCCTTGCCGCTACCCCAGACGACCTCTTCTTCGCGCAGGGGTTCGTCACTGCGCAAGACCGTTTGTGGCAGATGGACGTGAGCCGGCGCTTTGCCGGGGGCGAACTGAGCGAGATATTTGGAGCGGACTTCTTCGGCAGCGACATGCTCAAGGTCGACCGCGCTCAACGCACGCTGATGCTACGTCCGGTGGCGCAACGCGCGTTCGCTGCGCTGCCCGCGCGCGAGCGGTCGCACCTCGAAGCCTACGCGCGCGGCGTGAATGCCCTGATCGAACAGCAGCGCGCGCGGCGACAGTTCCCTATCGAGTTCCGGCTGCTGCGCTACCAGCCGCGCGATTGGACCGCGGAAGACTGCATGGTCGTGGTGCTGAACATGGTGGAGTCGCTGAATCACGGCTACTACGCCGACGACCTGGCACGGGAGAAAGTTGCGACCAAGGTGCCGCCGGAGTTGTTGAAAGATCTTTATCCGACCACGTCATGGCGGGACCATCCACCGACCGCGAAGTCGAAGCGCATCTCGCCCGACGAGCCGCCGATGAACGAAGACGAGCAGCCCACGGACGACGACTCCGCCGTCACGCGGCTGCGCCGCTGGCGTGAGCTGCTGCCCCTTGCGAGCGTGGCTATGGCGAGTGACGCCGTGGGTGATGAAGAGAAGCCGGTTCCCGGCTCGAATAATTGGGTGGTCTCGGGGGCGCACACGGTGAGCCGCAAGCCGCTGCTCTCGAACGACATGCACCTCGAACATCACATCCCGAACATCTGGTATGAGGCGCACCTGGAACTCACGCAGCCGAGCGAGGGCAAGCAGTTAAACGCGGCCGGCGTCACGGTTCCCGGCTTCCCATACATCATCGCGGGCCACAACCGGCGGATTGCGTGGGGCTACACCAACCTGGGGCCGGACGTGGAAGACGTTTACGTCGAAGAATTCAACGGCGCCGGGGAGTACAAGACGCCGCAAGGTTGGCAGAAGCCGGAACATCGCCGCGAGGTGATCAAGGTGAAGGACGCCCCGGATGTCGCACTCGACGTGGTGGTGACGCGGCACGGGCCGGTCATCACCGGGATCGTCCCCGAAGAGACGCGCAAGATCGCGTTGCGCTGGAACATCTACGACGAGAAGCTTGCGCCATCGTCGATCTACTGGGACCTGAACACGGCGACCGACTGGACGGAGTTCCGCGCGGCCTGGTCGCGTCACGTCGCACCGTCGCTGAACGTGGTGTATGGCGATGTGGACGGCCACATCGGCTACCAGGCGACGGGCGCTATACCCATCCGCAACGGTTGGGAGGGCAATCTGCCGGTCGCCGGTGCCGACGGCGCGCACGAGTGGGCTGGATACATCCCCTTCAACGAGCTGCCGCAAGTGTTCGATCCGGAGAATGGGATGCTCGCCACCGCGAACGCGCGCATCACGCCTGACGGCTACAAGTACATGGCCGGCAACCAGTGGTTCCCCCCGTACCGCCAGGAGCGTATCTATCGCATGCTCGGCTCGGGCCGTAAGTTCGGTCCGAACGATATGCTGGCGCTGGAGATGGACGTGTACTCCGACTTCGATCGTTTTACCGCCGAGCGCATGGTCTACGCCATCGACCACGCCCGCAACCCTTCGGAGAGCGCGCGCAGAGCCGCCGACATCCTGCGTACGTGGGATGGCCGCGTGACGGCGGATTCGGCCGCGCCCGTGCTGACCAGCGTGACGCGCCGATACCTTTGGCAGCTGTTGCTCGAGCGCTACCTTGGGGGCCCGGACTCGGAAGCGGCGGCGAGCACGCGGCCGCGCCGGGTAATGAGCGGCGTGTACAAAGAATATTCGTGGGGGATGCAATCGGTGGCCCTCGAAGGCTTGTTGCTACGGCAGCCGCAGCGCTGGCTACCCAAGGGGGTGGCGAGCTGGGATGAGCTGCTCGCCGCGGCGGTGGAGCGGGCCGTCACCGATAAAGACGCGCCGCGCGACCTTGGCCAGTGGACCTGGGGGAGATTCTTGCCGCTATCACTGCAACATCCGCTGTTCGGCGGCGTCCCGGTGTTGAATCACTGGTCGGGTCCGGGAACGGTGCCGCAGCCGGGCAACGCATATACGGTGAAAGCCGCTGGCCGTGGCTTCGGCGCGTCGCAACGCTTCACCATCGACTTGGGCGACCTCGATGGCTCGATCTCGAACATCGTGACGGGGCAGTCGGGACAGATATTCAGTCCTTATTACATGGATCAGTGGAAGGCATGGTCGGAAGGCGGAAGCTTCCCGCTCCCCTTCTCCCACGATGCGGTGCGGCAGGCGGCGGCTCACACCCTGAGGCTGGAGCCTGCAAACTAG